In Corylus avellana chromosome ca8, CavTom2PMs-1.0, the genomic stretch tttttttttttttcaaaaaaaaaatatttaacagtGGTGATTGTTGATGCGGTGGTTCCGATGTGGGTTTTGAGTGTTTTAGGTTAGATATTTAGGTGGTGGAAGAAAGGATTATGAATGTGTTGTCTAGGAACGATGGAGACGATGACTTTCAGTGGTGTGAGATTGATGGTGCTAGAGTTTGAAAGCAAGGGACGGTAAACTTGTGGATTGCTTGATTGTTATGGGAAACAATCAGACCTGGCCTTGATACCAATTTGATGTAGGACAAACAATAAACACAAAATTCACGCGGTGAAAGtagggaaaagagagagaaagaagctaaaagaggaaagaaaaagaagagaaagtagAAGCTAGAAAGAGAGAAGCCGGAAAGAGGGAGGAGAGAAgttgtggagagagagagagaagaggggggGAAGAGATGGAGGGGGAGAATCAATTTCtcatgtatgtgtgtgtgtgtgtgtgcgcgcgtgtCCTAATCCACAAATTATGCTTCCAATGGAGTACAAAGTATGCTTAAATGCTCACAACTAAACCCTAGGGCAACATCCATTTATTGACTTGCCTAACATAATCTAGGGCAATACCTATTTATTAAATTGCCTCAAATACTTTAAGACAATCACTTATTTATTGAAGTACCAAAGCAAGGGCGACAATTATTACCATTAACTCTTGAAACTTAAATACTAATAACTTGTTTCACATCCTCGTTCCATGTATATCTCACAGCACATAGGATTTGGGGCAATTTGATGAGGTGCTAAAATAAGTGGTTCTTGGAGATTTGAGGTAGCCATCGGATGGCCCTCCATGAATATGTGCTCCTGGATATATAAACTCCATGGCTGTCCTACCAGGTCCTTTCTGTATATGTCCTACAACCACATTCTTTTTACTGTTGTCTAAACCAATTATGTCCAAATATCCATACCACTTGTTGAAGACCTCATTCAAATAGTTATATGCTTCAAGTGCTCTGCTATGTTTGAACTAGGCAATTTAAATTCACCAGTGAATTGCTAAGTAGCTTCATTGGATCCATCTATATTTCTATctccatatatatgtatatgagcTTCTCCAATAGCCGCATGTGAACTATTAGGATGAAGATAGCAAATTAGGCAAAGTCTTCTTGATTGGAATGTCAATGGAATCTTTGGAAGGTTGGTTCAAGACCCATAACGTTGGAAAGGGATCGTGGCAAGAGCATAATTTAACGATTTAACAGATTAACAATAATTATCTTCTCACATGACCCATAACGTTGCGACTTAAACTGAGACTTCTCCCCTCTCGTTTGTAAACTTGAAGGTTTTAACCATATATGAGGCCTTAAATATGTCGAGTCAGGTATGGATCTTCACTTGGAATATTAATTCTACCAAATTTTATGTGTATTATATAAACCTCTGAAAGGCATATTGATTGAATAAACAAGGAAATAAGTGATTTCATTCAGTGCATTTATTTTCTGTAGAAAACAGTAGAGCACAGAAGAGACATGTAGCTTATGCTCTTAAAAGGGTAGTACataaatcatatattttgaagaatctattcccaaatatatatatggtaaattTCGACTTGGTCAATTTATGTGGTTACTTATTGACTCAATCtctatttcctttctcttcggtaaatttgaatcaaactcTATGTTACTTATTCACAGGAACCTTGTACAAAATGGAATGACATTTTGATCTTGCATATGCTTTTGAAGTCTTAAAACTTTCTGTGTTTGGTTATCATTCAgcctcaatttgttttttttttttgtttttttgtttttttgttttttttgtttttttttttgcctatgtTGCCACTTACAATCTGTCATCTACTTGATTCCAGGGATTGCTTGTTTATGGTAGACAAGGTCGGGAAATATTTAGAAGGAATTTAGATCCAAATGTTTGCAGAGAGGTAATATTCTTTGTACTTTGATGGTAAATCTCATAGGTTATTTGTAATGATTGGCAATTTCACgaatggtctctctctctctctctcactagtGCGTGTAAGTGCGTCCTGACATTCCTAACCTATGTGTTTGTATTCGGGGAATGACGCCATCTTAATTCTCCTTTTAGGGTGTTTATCTATGGGAAGGAGTGTAAACGAACAAAGCTACCCGTGAGCTCGCTTGGGATCGGCTCGATAAAGCTCGACTTGTGGCACAACTCGAGTACTAAATGGGCCGTTCGCGAACACGAAATATaggctcgattattaaatgagacaTACTCGTATAAAACCCAGCTCAGCTCGAATAACGTTCGTGTGCAGGATTGTATAAAGCTCGACTCACTTAAATCAGAGTCAGTCCATGCTGGAGTGGTAGGAGATGTTGGTGGTTTGGCTAGTATCCTTGGTTGTAGGGTATCCTCTTTGCCTATAAAGTGTTTGGGTCTTTTGTTGGAGTAGGCTTCATATAAGGCTAAATCGATATGGGatggttttattgagaaaatagAATGTCGGTTGACTGGTTGGATGATGCTTTATTTGTCCAAGGGTGATAGGTTGACACTAATTAGAAACACTCTTTTCAATTTGCTTTCGTATTATCTGTCCTTCTCCATCCCCATTGGTGTTGCTAACCGTATTGAGAAActtcaacgggattttttataGGGTGGAGTCGGCGACGAGTTTAAATTTCATCTCGTCATTTGGTGTAAGATTTGTTCTCCACTTTCCACCTGTGGTTTTGGGGTTAGAAATTTGATTCTTTTAACTGAGCCTTATTGGAGAAATGGTAGTGTTTTGCCATAGAAAGGGAATTCTTGTGGAGATTGGTAGTGGAATTTATATATGACAGCAtgtggggagggtggtgttgtAGGGTCCTTCGGGGttggggtatggaaaaacattaggagggggtggggaggtttctttaaatttgtcagatgaggtgggagatgggtccaatatcagattttggcatgatctATGATGTGGGGACTAGATTTTGAAGGCAACTTTTCTAAATTTGTTTAATATTGCTCGCTGTAAGGAGGCTTTGGTGGCGGATTGTGTGCAGTTTTTCGATGATATTCTTTGATGGAATATTTCTTTTACCAAACTAGTGCATGATTAGGAGATGGAGTTGGTCACTTCGTTCTTTAGTCTTTTGTACTCTCTTAGGTTGAGACGAGGTAGCTgtgataaaatttgttggatttcttccaaaaagtggACCTTCGTGGTCATATCTTTTTATCATGCACTCCCCCGCCCTGCTAGAGCTTCATTTCCTTGGAAGAACATTTGGAGAAATAAGATTCCATTGAGAGAGgtattttttgtgtggacaaCATCGTTAAAGAAGATCTTAGCTTTGGATAGCCTGAGAAAGAGGCACGCATAGTGATggattggtgttgcatgtgcaagcaGAGTGGGGAGACCATAGATCGTCATCTACTCCATTGTGAAGTGGCTAGAGCTTTGTGGGTATTGATTTACCGTCTTTTTGGATTAGATTAGGTCATGCCCCCAAGGGTGGGGTTGTTGGCTAGCTGATGAGGTCAGTTTGGAAGTAGCTGTAATTTAGAAGGCTGGAAGTTGGCCCTTTGTGCTTAATGTGTTTTGTTTGGAGGTAGCGTAATGCTCAGAATTTCGAAGATTTTAAGAGATCGGTGTTAAGTTCAAAGCTATTATCTTCAATCTCTTTATGGTTGGGTGGCGAGTAacaacaattttcatttttcttctcttagaaTTTTTAGGTTTCTActatttctctttaattggggTCTCTTTTGTATACTTGTGTATTTGAGATGTGCCCCTCTATACTTTCTAATAAGAtgaattacttatataaaaaaatctcaTCGGTTCATGTAtcatacactttttttttttttttttttttataatgaagaatccttCCAAGGTAGGGCCATTTCGTGTACCCAGGTAAACCTCGGACCCGTGCAAACCGCTCTATCCATACGGATCGGGTAATACTTCGGCTTTGTCGGTGAGCTggcccaaggaattgtttgtaACCAAGGGGATTCGAACCCTAAGCCTGATGGGAATGCCACCAAAACTAAGacccttaccacttgagccaaccccttggggttcaTATATCTTATTGAAAATGCAATCAAAAAGTAAAGAAACTTATGACATGTagattcaaaaaaattttatgtagCCTAAAACACATTTGTTTCCCTCGTAAAAATTTTATGTAGCCTAAAACAAAGCAGTAAAAATTTCTGTGGCTTATGGCAAGATATTTAGATTTTATGAATTATttgcttttcttaaaaaagaaaaagaaaaattggattTTAGTTTTGGAAACTAAATACTTCAGACATGCAATATACTATTGATTTACTGGAGGATTCTTATTCACTAATgctaaaacaaatatttatgttatttaaattgCAGGCCTGTCTTTACTCTTGGGAGAATAAAGTTCCTCTCATAGCTTTCACCAAAGATCGATGCTTAACTTTATTTGATGACCCGCTAGTTGACTCACTGCACACTGTATATCGTGAGCCAAAGGTGCCTTATAGACTTGACTTTTTATCTTATGTTATCGTCATTGTGTAGAGGCTTCTTCATTTGTATAATTTACCAGAAAAATCTTGACAGGCAGAGATCATGCCGTCGGTTGATCATCTCTTGGCTGCAGTTGACATACAGGTATGCTCTTGGCAGGAATATAGGCCCCATTTACCAACAGCGCGGaacggcactgtagctggaacgatactgttccagctacagtaccaCTCATATGTGCAGCAAAAAGTGTACACAATTTTCAATaacaactcaattttttttttaatttaatatttttatattaaaagtGAAAGAGATCAGGTGGTTCAACACCCACCAACCCAAAAATGGAAATTGTGGGGGGGGACCACTTCCCTTTTGACTAAGAAGTCAGCTGAAAGGAGCCAACCTGACAATCTTCAAGGTGGTCAGACCCTGTATCAGGGATGGTCGAACCACCCATATAGACCATGGAATTTGGCTCCCAACTCCTGTCTcttttcgaagaaaaaaaaaaatttaatccaaacatTTCGTTTTTGGGCtgggggtattttttttttttttttttttaaagttttttaaatattttcattttcattttttttttaaagaaaaaaaaatataattttaggTTGTCATTGGTTACTTGTTGGGGTGTGTGAAGTGTGAATAATTTGAGTTGTTATTGAAAATTGTGTACACTTTTTGCTGCACATATGATAATGGTACTGTAGCtagaacagtaccgttccagctacagtgccgttCCGCACTGTTGGCAAACGTGGCCatagactctctctctctctctctctctctctctctctttgtgatATTGAAGTGTTGAGAAGTTAGGTAAGGTTCGACCATTTGTTAAGATGCTGGCATTAACTGGCTATTTTCTTCAGTGTGAATTCCGTGAAAGATGCTGTCTTTTACAAAAGCGATCCCCTAGCTCAGTtggttacttatcaaaaaagaaagatgctgtcttttattttcattgcaATTGTTTCAAGAGTATATATGCATGCACTTAATATTTAAAGCGCATCCCTTAATGTGAAAGTTATTTGGATTAAGATTTTCCTgtcaataataatcaaaataagTAGTGATGTTACGTTCTGCTCTAAATTTCAGAGTATATGCATGCACTTAATATTTAAAGCGCATCCCTTAATGTGCAAGTTATTTGGATTCAGATTTTCCTGTCAATAATAATCGGAATAAGTAGTGATGTTACGTTCTGCTCTAAATTTCTTGTGATTCAAATATGCTTTCTTTTGGGAGAAAAACTTAATGAAGTGCCTTTGTTTGCCTTTGCAATTGATTCACTTGGTCTCAAGCAAACAACCCAACAAAACAATACTCCTTTTCCTGTTGCCTGGGTTCTTGTTATTCCAAAACAATCCAGTAAGTACTCTGGGAGCACCATGATCCTGACTCATATGAATGCAGCTCCTCATGTCAGATCCACATTTATGTGATTGAGACGCATGGCACTCGTGGTGTACcaaacttttgggaaaaaaaagaagtatacTTCTGGTTTACCGATTAGTGTCTCCTTGTTATGACACAAATCTTTTGCATTCACAGAAAGTGATCTTCTTAGACACTTCTGCGGGAGTGACCACTACGCTGCGGCCATACTGGTCAGAAGCAACAAGAGATCGTGCCACTGTTGTTCAAGCTGTGCCAGACATGCTTGAAATTGTTCCCCTTGGGACCTCAAAAGGGATTGGAGTGAAAATGCTGCTTGATCATTTGGGAAGCACTGCAAAAGAGGTATGCCgttatatatgtgataaaatcTTGTGAAATTTCTATTCTCCACTAcattttgacaattaaaatcATTGGACTGGAAGGGGTGTTTAATCCTACTGTAGTACTTTTGTGTATCCTATTGGCAAGGCTTGCCACGAGGCACATGTGATCAACATTAGACTCTCAATTCTTCATTGTTGTGGAGCTTTCCCCACTTGATCTTGCATTTTCACATCATGAGGTGCAGCATGGATTTCATCAGACTGGAAAAAGCAAATAGTTGATATAATATTTAATAGTCCTACAAGCATAGTTCATTTGGAGCTTTCCCCAAGTGAGCTAAGCTTGTATCTTTGGAGGTTAACATTAGGGCTGTAAACTGACTCCCTCAGATTTGAAAACACATTCTTCCTACTTACAACTCAACTGGGGTCGGAATCTGATTTCTtcaaccaaaccaaaccatAAGGGGGTGGGTTATATACAGAATATTGACAGCACTGATGGGTGCTAGATGGTGGTTGGTTGGTTTGGATAGTTGGAATAAAGGCTTGCTTGAGAATTCTTTACTTCATTCCCACAGTTTTTATCGTTATATCATAAACGTAGTGCCCTTCTCAGAAATGCATCATCCTTCTCCAGATTGGCAGCCCTGATATCGAGGCTGTCGAATCTTTTCATTTTGGGAAACAAGTCACCTTCAAGTTCTCTGAATTTGGCTTGGATGCCGCGGTTGTATGCCATGTTGGAGCTTGAGTTTCCTTTGAATTATTGCCTTTGAGGATGAGGAGAGAACTGTATTGGACCAATTTTGGTCAGAAACTCTTAACCCCCATTCGGAACTAAATATTTTGTCTGACCCGATCCCACCTTGGATGGGAATTGACTGAATTTGGTTGGTTTTGGTGGGGCAGATTTGGGtggtggttttaattttttaaactgcTAAGCTAAGATGATCAAGTTTGATATATTTCCTCTATTGGAGATGTGGCCGTATCTGACTCTACACCTGACTGATTCTAATCAATTATCTCTAGATAATGGCAATTGGTGATGGGGAAAATGACGTTGAGATGCTTGAGCTGGCTTCTTTAGGCATTGCTCTTAGTAACGGATCAGAGAAGACAAAAACTGTGGCTAATGTAATTGGTGCCAGCAACGACGAAGACGGTGTTGCTGATGCCATCTACCGGTATGCATTCTGAGCTTCACTTCAAGTATGAAAAACTAAACTAGACTAAATAATAACCAGGGAAGCAATCTGTTGCTGCTTTcaccaaattattattattattatttttctctcaaaagaAACATTAAATGTGCTCAGCCAAAGGCGCGTGaagttttatcaatttttactCATTGAATTATATATAGGATGAATTTCATCTTTGGTGTTTCATGTGACCGATGTGGAATCATTCAATTTGTATCATATGAAATGTTTtctatttggtttttttatctACATATAATtaagtccatttttttttccggCGTTCAGAGTATTCCTGTTTAGCTTATGGACATGCTTTCAGAAAAGTAGTGTTCATCATGATTGCTTTCAGAATCAGTAAACATGCTTTTCCTTCTGTTTAGaggagaaaatacattttatcccTGAACTATCTACCTATTTGTACTTTTaaccttaatgtttcaaaagtgacactttacacTCCCAAAGTCTCTGacagtgacacttgacccctatgaagtacactttacctctctaagtattttgagttgacactttagCCTTCCCCCCCTTTACAGTccaaagtatctgacattgacaCTGATGGATGTCAactcaggggggtaaagtgtcttcaaaatacttcaggggTAAAGTATACTTTTTGGGGTCAAGTGTCGATGTCAGATACTTTAggaggtaaagtgtcactttttaaacattagtgttaaaagtgcaaatgggtggatagttcagggggtaaaatgtatttttcccttgtttATATATAGCTAAAGCAAAAACGACGAGAGATTGctttatgaaataaaatagcaaacTCTCACCAAATCGATCTTTATCACTATCGCTGTATgttcatattatttaaatttcacTTATTCAAGAATTTGCATGAATTAAGTTTCAATGGAAGTATAACACTTGGTCATTTAAAgcataacttaattaatttaatcttttaattgcAGAGTAAgcttaatttaaattttacaaaaccTCCAAGTTTCCAAGCCCTATTATAGCATGTCACGCATCATAACTCAGTTTAATTTGTAATGAAGTGGCTtctaggaagaagaagaagaaaaaaaaaaaagacgaagaAGAATAATGCGCAAAACAGCAATGTCCACTCAACCAAAGCTTTTAAGAAGAGGTTAGACATAGAAACTTTGTCCATTGTTTGCCAACCAATATGCAACgtataccatttttttttttgggcgcatgataaaaaaaaaaaaaaaaaaaaaaaccctacaatAGGAGGGGTGAGGGACCCCCAACAGCACTCCAAGCaagaaactaaaactaaaactaaaacggGAAATGGATCCAAAATGATCTAAAATGTTCTAAGGCCTAAAGTTGCCTCCTTACACTATTTTAAGCACAAATCAGTCCTCAAAGTGGCATCCAATCATTCAAGTCCACATCTTTTTATCATAAGTCTAGCATTATTTTCAAAAGACAAGGCTTTCTCTTCAAAGATACAACGGATCTATACATCAACACCTTTAAAAGTATATCTACTGTTGAATAATATGGAAAACGAAATAGCTTAAAGCATCCATAAAGCTCAAACTCTCTAACtctacaataataattaatctgCATTAAATTACATTCACACTCTTCTAATCTTGCTTTCCATCCTTCTGCAACCCATTCTTTACCATACATTCCCGAAGCCTCAAgattttcaaagaaaaacttGGGTCTTTTCATGGAGGAGACCTTCTCTACCATTCTCACCCAACACATGAACCCATTGACCAAATACGCACACGCATCACATAAATCTTGAAATAGTAAATCCATGTATTATAAATCATTGAAATTTTCGAGAAACTTAAAACTTACCCTTGAAGCGTGCTCTAAGACCCCTTGCTCCAAGTACACTCCCTTCTCTTCTTCTGTCAAATCTCTTAGCTTTCCTTattgttgtgaaaattttaattactcgcaagtggatgaatcgtttgcaataaagggtTACAAGTGCGAGGTTAATCCCATAGGaaattgtgtttatgaaaacaattatatctaaatcaattaaatcCAAACCTAGTTTcgaaaaagatttgatttttggttttgaaaataaaacataaactaaataagataaaattaatcaaaagaaagctataaggttttggaatccacatTCACCAAATCATTGCAACAtgttccatgttcatcaatattatatgaagttctcacaataaaatcttATGCATGTTGTACTATGCTCCagagaattaattaaatcatccaatgtatccatcacttgcacaaatcacaaaagatataaagtttaaaccaaatcattaaaTGTATCTGTAggacaaatcacaaaggatatccaatttttttttataaataaaaacccaagcaatcaattgaatgaaactatctcaaatcatcagatgtatctgtaaattacaaaagatatccaagaatcatttcaataattgaattaaagtcgaacaattgaaatattaaaactcaataaaattggataatattAACTTACGTGAAAACATTGTTGCttttcattggtgaggcttcatcgttaaccttagttgagaatttagttaCAGAtgactatgaaaaataaatcctaaacctaaagaaaaactaagctagAAGGGAGAAAATGTGTGAAATTTAGGACTATGCAGCCTCTATAGCTTCCTCTGAAGtctcctctatttatagaactCTTTTTAGGGCTTTCAAGGGCTTTTTGCCCTAAAAACAGTGCTAGGCTTTGAAGCTGCGGAATCTGATAAGTGGCTGGTTCAGACGGGATTTCTATCTGCTTCTCccaagtgcactcgagcgcatgtCCATTTGGATGGAGACTTTCCCGTTCGGATACGGAACTCACTGTTCGGACGGCTTGTGAACGACTTGTAAACGGAGGCTCTTTTGACtttgtaaaaattggaattagCAAACTTTCGTGAAACATGACTtcgtagatctttgagttaacTTTCCAATTCCGCAAAGCTTGCTCCAATCCGAGTTCTGAAATTgtagatatgacctttttagtagGACTCGTCAGGTGCGAATGatcgctcgatccaaatttgttGCCGATGCTCCTTGAAGTGTTTTAagcccagaattaatggaattagttgcatttttctctcggaccctgaaaacactaaaacaaaacaacatcaaacaaataacaatgtcaaggatttaacatatgcaaattaatgggctcaaatatgcaatatttgacactcatcaaacaccctcaaacttatATGTTGCTAGTtctttagcaatacaaaactaaaaataaaatgaaaacaagaaacataaatcatctttcgtgggaaagacgattgcatttagcatatacaacaagccttttaaactcctaggcatccctagtggacgagtgaaatctcgtgagggtttaacaaaaataatacccacaaacattgtagcactatattattgaaaatgatgaaatttcacacaaacaatggttcttattcatgactaagcttaaaaagacaaactccatcttcaaaatctttagggcatccaaaatcaaatcactcataaatggacaattgagacatcatatgttTTGATAGGTGTAAAGTGAAATTAGCATAGAATCATGAGGCTTTAATTTAATCTCAAGACAAATGGTGTAGAACCTCAAAATTTGTTAGAATTCctatcagatgaaacaaccaaggcaagatgcacatttttcttccttttgtctctttttttattttatttttttacttttttgtataGGCTGTGTAATGTTTagctcctttaagctttctaattgaccaatgtaacgagtgttaggccagtgactcccaaactagatggctTAGGGCACTATATGTAAAACATTCATAAGGGCTTATTagcttaagtcaaaaaggctacgaagccaagtTAGTCACATCATCAATCAACCTGAACTTTACACATTTTTACGCGAACAcgcaatgcttaatgaggcacgGGGTCcggttacttagtgaaaaacccaaaatgatcttttttttttttttttttttttttttttttaatttttaattttaatatatatatatttaatcttacaagccaaggttatttatcaataggtcatccaacaaatcttgaaataaaaatgattaagctcaaatatcatacctcacagactatatgct encodes the following:
- the LOC132189093 gene encoding endoribonuclease YBEY, chloroplastic isoform X2 — translated: MSQHAPELKLPILMLGDIVISVETAARQAEERGHALLDEIRILMVHGLLHLLGFDHEISEEAEAEMEKEEELLLKSLGWKGKGLIQSAYDAETNANFPEEKADDRKKEGRLRFYKPKFNYIFCDMDGTLLNSKSQISSANARALKEAVSRGVKVVIATGKARPAVISILKMADLAGKDGVVSEFSPGVFLQGLLVYGRQGREIFRRNLDPNVCREACLYSWENKVPLIAFTKDRCLTLFDDPLVDSLHTVYREPKAEIMPSVDHLLAAVDIQKVIFLDTSAGVTTTLRPYWSEATRDRATVVQAVPDMLEIVPLGTSKGIGVKMLLDHLGSTAKEIMAIGDGENDVEMLELASLGIALSNGSEKTKTVANVIGASNDEDGVADAIYRYAF